A portion of the Chryseobacterium tructae genome contains these proteins:
- a CDS encoding tetratricopeptide repeat protein: MNTLHQEALEAFRQKNYAVAAKNWIKGHFLPDNKEELKEIYLVANSLHETSPDADLCAILGIIALDHYEVFTSNREKALLQCIEWSKQGISISPNHPWCHRHAGSAFYWLNQWEEAAPYYEKALSLVHSPTLQIRLFMIKNKGNSNPDFLLLDVAPETSEAMEAYNAGVEINRILNQNPQTSEFEKERLTQLKRDCYTVAYRLYHKTLVERSGDPYNEDPHTFAMCCNNLAAEYINQEQYDEAITVTTEGMKFSYFMYILQNRFNARLEAGYFEEAIADGEQFMEDFIDDMDSVTYFNSIDQLCYSYMELKRYEPAMNWINAGLESYYALDTTNSLLAHPEIVRCFTNFYIHKAKIEEQTGIKPDTDTASKEADHILEEMPDNPSILISRSNIFLEEENYAKALECLQYAVHFASEQNKVRSMQVALYNMGYIQVAKLGDETSAFESFEQSIALGNEDFWCYYWAVHCGYHLQENEKTVAYALQAIQALPQQEGVTKDIIAEIYEHLGTAQLDLAQYNEATENLKLSLQYNHSPIAEENLKTAEAENKRNNSGGFFKKIFGK, translated from the coding sequence GTGAATACATTACATCAAGAAGCTCTTGAAGCATTTCGTCAAAAAAACTATGCTGTAGCTGCTAAAAACTGGATAAAAGGACATTTCCTTCCGGATAACAAAGAAGAATTAAAGGAAATCTATCTGGTGGCAAATTCTTTACATGAAACTTCTCCTGATGCTGATCTTTGTGCCATATTAGGAATCATTGCTCTGGATCATTATGAAGTATTTACGAGTAATCGTGAAAAGGCTCTTCTTCAGTGTATAGAATGGAGTAAACAGGGCATTAGCATTAGCCCGAATCATCCTTGGTGTCATCGTCATGCCGGTTCTGCCTTCTATTGGTTGAATCAATGGGAAGAAGCAGCTCCTTATTATGAAAAAGCATTATCACTGGTGCATTCTCCAACTTTGCAGATAAGATTATTCATGATAAAAAATAAAGGAAACTCTAATCCCGATTTTTTGTTACTGGATGTAGCTCCTGAAACTTCCGAAGCAATGGAGGCCTATAATGCCGGTGTTGAAATCAATAGAATTCTCAACCAAAACCCTCAGACATCTGAGTTTGAAAAGGAGAGGCTTACCCAGTTGAAAAGAGATTGTTATACTGTAGCTTATCGTCTTTATCATAAAACATTGGTGGAAAGAAGCGGAGACCCCTACAATGAAGATCCTCATACCTTTGCGATGTGCTGTAATAATTTAGCAGCAGAATATATCAATCAGGAACAATATGATGAAGCCATTACTGTGACTACAGAAGGAATGAAATTCAGTTATTTTATGTATATTCTTCAAAACAGATTTAATGCCCGCTTAGAGGCTGGGTATTTCGAAGAAGCTATTGCTGATGGAGAACAGTTCATGGAAGATTTTATAGATGATATGGATTCTGTAACCTATTTTAACAGTATAGATCAGCTTTGTTATAGTTATATGGAATTGAAGAGGTATGAGCCTGCAATGAATTGGATTAATGCAGGGTTGGAAAGTTACTATGCATTAGATACCACAAATTCTTTATTGGCTCATCCGGAAATTGTACGATGTTTTACTAATTTTTATATTCATAAAGCTAAAATTGAAGAACAGACAGGCATAAAACCGGATACAGATACCGCATCAAAAGAAGCAGATCATATTTTGGAGGAAATGCCGGACAATCCAAGTATATTAATCAGCCGTTCCAATATTTTTTTAGAAGAAGAAAATTATGCAAAAGCGCTGGAATGTCTTCAGTATGCTGTACATTTTGCATCAGAACAAAATAAAGTAAGATCTATGCAGGTGGCTTTATACAATATGGGATATATTCAGGTAGCGAAACTTGGGGACGAAACATCCGCATTTGAAAGCTTTGAACAGAGTATTGCATTAGGCAATGAAGATTTTTGGTGTTATTACTGGGCGGTTCACTGCGGTTATCATCTGCAGGAGAATGAAAAAACGGTAGCATATGCATTGCAGGCTATCCAGGCTCTACCCCAACAAGAAGGGGTGACCAAAGATATTATAGCGGAAATTTATGAACATTTAGGAACAGCACAATTAGACTTAGCTCAATATAATGAGGCAACAGAAAACCTGAAATTATCTTTACAATACAACCATTCGCCCATCGCTGAAGAGAATCTGAAAACTGCTGAAGCAGAAAATAAACGCAATAATTCCGGAGGATTTTTCAAAAAGATATTTGGGAAATAA
- a CDS encoding DMT family transporter, with product MQIKLRGYLLGILSAVSYGLIPIFILPIKQAHFSMDITLFYRFFFSAIMVGGYLIYSKQNFKINKKEALILAILGICYALSSEFLFIGYDFLTPGIASTVLFIYPVIVALIMFFFYKEKLTKLSIVSLFLAFAGVIVLCLKGTGFEINFAGLGIVMLSSLFYALYMVIVNKSKLKVSGFKLTFYSMLFTSLFFMSKSVLGHQSFVIPSMSIFVNFLIFAFLTTVISSLCLVYAIKSIGSTPVAILGALEPVVAVMVSVFMFNEKFTTNLLIGITLILLGVIMNVISDRKNIAHA from the coding sequence ATGCAAATAAAACTTAGAGGTTATTTATTGGGTATTTTGTCGGCGGTTTCATATGGATTGATTCCGATTTTTATCCTGCCGATCAAGCAGGCTCATTTTTCAATGGATATTACCTTGTTCTACAGGTTTTTCTTCTCAGCCATAATGGTGGGCGGATATCTCATTTATTCTAAACAAAATTTTAAAATCAATAAAAAAGAAGCTTTAATACTAGCTATTCTTGGAATATGTTATGCTCTTTCTTCTGAATTTCTGTTTATAGGCTATGATTTTCTTACTCCAGGAATAGCTTCTACAGTTCTGTTCATCTACCCGGTGATCGTTGCCTTGATTATGTTTTTCTTTTATAAAGAGAAATTGACCAAACTGTCTATTGTTTCATTATTTCTTGCCTTTGCCGGAGTCATTGTTTTATGTCTGAAAGGAACAGGTTTTGAGATCAATTTTGCAGGGTTGGGAATCGTTATGCTCAGTTCATTATTCTATGCGCTTTATATGGTAATTGTCAACAAATCAAAACTGAAAGTTTCAGGGTTTAAGCTTACCTTCTACTCTATGCTTTTTACTTCCTTGTTTTTTATGAGCAAGTCTGTTCTTGGGCATCAATCATTTGTAATCCCCTCAATGAGCATTTTTGTTAACTTCCTTATTTTTGCGTTCCTTACTACAGTTATTTCCAGCTTATGTTTGGTCTATGCAATTAAGAGTATTGGCTCTACTCCAGTAGCGATTTTAGGTGCACTGGAACCTGTAGTGGCTGTCATGGTAAGTGTATTTATGTTTAATGAAAAATTTACAACCAACTTACTGATTGGGATTACGCTTATTCTGCTGGGAGTTATCATGAATGTGATTTCAGATCGGAAAAATATAGCCCACGCTTAG
- a CDS encoding DUF1697 domain-containing protein, whose amino-acid sequence MKYCAFLRGVNVKGTNMKMADVCQVFKDAGMKEVTSILASGNIVFSSDKNADELKKILEKAMSTHFSYEAFLFIKSKEETEIFWNSIPFEKNGDLHIYSFVGMSGVENVLMEEFEKAAQAENEKAEIVNGIFYWQVPKGNTLDSTFGKVLGKKSLKDQMTSRNVNTFEKILKKME is encoded by the coding sequence ATGAAATATTGTGCTTTTCTCCGCGGTGTCAACGTTAAAGGAACGAATATGAAAATGGCAGATGTTTGCCAGGTTTTCAAAGATGCCGGAATGAAGGAGGTAACTTCTATACTGGCTTCCGGAAATATTGTATTTTCCTCTGATAAAAATGCTGACGAATTAAAAAAAATTCTGGAAAAAGCAATGTCTACCCATTTTTCCTATGAAGCTTTTTTGTTCATTAAATCTAAGGAGGAAACTGAAATTTTCTGGAATAGTATTCCTTTTGAAAAAAATGGAGATCTTCACATTTATAGTTTTGTCGGGATGTCTGGTGTGGAAAATGTTTTGATGGAAGAATTTGAAAAGGCAGCTCAGGCTGAAAACGAAAAAGCGGAAATTGTGAATGGTATATTTTATTGGCAGGTTCCAAAAGGAAATACATTGGATTCTACATTCGGAAAAGTTTTGGGAAAGAAGAGTCTGAAAGATCAGATGACCAGTAGAAATGTCAATACATTTGAGAAAATTCTGAAAAAGATGGAGTAG
- a CDS encoding Na+/H+ antiporter — protein MHTLLPFFLIMITAIVLLNMLATKLKVAYPILLVIGGLLIGFIPGLPDISVKPDLIFLVFLPPLLFFSAGATSIKEMRKWWRMIGSFAFPVVFITALTVAVVTNYFIPGFSIGLGFLIGGIVSPPDAVSTAAITKFVKIPKVLTSVLEGESLVNDASSLIIFRFALIAVGTGQFIWQDATVSFLWMIIGGTGIGLLLGWIFVQMHKLLPTDAPTDIVLILMEPYAMYWIAEQVHCSGVLAVVAGGLYISNKWLIFLNSSSRLRAVSVWESFIFLLNGIVFFIIGLTLPDIVKGLRAEGIPLGTAIGYGVLVTVVLIVTRIICCYIAQIATFTFRKKLLPPEIPRRAYLVPLIMGWTGMRGVVSLAAALSIPVMYNGIAFPQRNLILFMTFVVIFLTLIVQGLTLPYFITKSKVFDIRLLTDSSEEEQDKKIKIGLRKEMYEFLKQKYDNGHLQNNVIFQKMMMHWEKNEKADDDEWMNEETKNIYIESLEAQRQYLSELNKDPDINEELIRKQLYLLDLQEERLKLG, from the coding sequence ATGCATACATTACTTCCTTTTTTTCTGATAATGATTACAGCAATTGTATTGCTCAATATGCTTGCTACAAAACTTAAGGTCGCCTACCCCATACTATTAGTAATAGGAGGTTTGTTAATTGGGTTTATTCCTGGATTACCGGATATATCTGTAAAACCCGATTTAATTTTTCTCGTGTTTCTTCCCCCATTATTATTTTTTTCGGCAGGGGCTACATCTATTAAAGAAATGCGTAAATGGTGGCGAATGATTGGCAGCTTTGCCTTCCCGGTAGTTTTTATTACCGCACTTACAGTAGCTGTTGTAACCAATTATTTTATTCCTGGCTTTTCCATTGGCTTAGGATTCTTAATAGGAGGTATAGTATCACCACCTGATGCTGTAAGTACTGCTGCCATTACAAAGTTTGTAAAAATTCCAAAAGTACTTACTTCTGTACTAGAGGGTGAAAGCCTTGTAAATGATGCATCATCCCTTATTATTTTCCGGTTTGCCTTGATAGCTGTAGGTACGGGTCAGTTTATCTGGCAGGATGCCACGGTCAGCTTTTTATGGATGATTATTGGTGGTACAGGCATTGGTTTATTGTTGGGATGGATTTTTGTACAGATGCATAAACTTCTGCCCACTGATGCCCCTACGGATATTGTTTTAATTCTAATGGAACCGTATGCAATGTATTGGATTGCAGAACAGGTACATTGTTCGGGTGTATTGGCAGTAGTAGCGGGAGGTTTATATATTTCTAATAAATGGCTTATCTTTTTAAACAGCAGTAGCCGTTTAAGAGCGGTAAGTGTATGGGAAAGCTTTATCTTTTTACTCAATGGCATTGTGTTTTTTATTATTGGATTAACATTACCTGACATTGTAAAAGGCCTAAGAGCAGAAGGTATTCCTTTAGGTACAGCCATCGGCTATGGTGTATTGGTCACGGTTGTATTAATTGTTACCCGTATTATTTGTTGTTATATTGCTCAGATAGCCACTTTTACTTTCAGAAAGAAATTACTGCCTCCTGAAATTCCGCGACGGGCGTATTTAGTGCCATTGATCATGGGCTGGACGGGTATGCGTGGTGTAGTATCATTGGCTGCAGCATTATCAATACCGGTCATGTACAATGGTATAGCATTTCCGCAACGGAATCTTATTCTGTTTATGACCTTTGTAGTCATATTCCTCACCCTTATAGTACAGGGACTTACGCTGCCTTATTTTATTACAAAATCTAAAGTATTTGACATTCGACTACTTACCGATTCTTCTGAAGAAGAACAAGACAAAAAAATAAAAATAGGTTTGCGAAAAGAAATGTATGAATTTTTAAAGCAGAAGTATGATAACGGCCATTTACAAAATAACGTGATCTTCCAAAAGATGATGATGCATTGGGAAAAAAATGAAAAAGCTGATGATGATGAATGGATGAACGAAGAAACGAAAAACATATATATAGAATCGCTCGAAGCACAGCGCCAATATCTTTCTGAACTGAACAAAGACCCAGATATTAACGAAGAACTCATCCGCAAGCAGTTATATTTATTAGATCTTCAGGAAGAACGATTGAAATTAGGATAA
- the kdsA gene encoding 3-deoxy-8-phosphooctulonate synthase, producing MIQYLDNIQHKDSKNFFLIAGPCIIEGEDMALRIAEKVINITDKYNIPYIFKGSFKKANRSRVDSFTSIGEEKSLEILKKVGETFNIPTTTDIHENEHAALAAQYVDVLQIPAFLVRQTDLLVAAAKTGKCVTLKKGQFLSPESMKFAVQKVTDSDNQKVAIIERGNSFGYTDLIVDYRGIPTMREYAPVILDVTHSLQQPNQSSGVTGGRPDLIETVAKAGIAVGADGIFIETHPTPETALSDGANMLRLDLLEDLLQKLTRIRESIL from the coding sequence ATGATTCAGTATTTAGATAATATTCAGCACAAAGATTCAAAAAACTTTTTCCTTATCGCAGGACCTTGCATTATTGAAGGAGAAGATATGGCATTGAGAATTGCTGAAAAAGTAATCAACATTACAGATAAATATAATATTCCTTATATATTCAAAGGGAGTTTCAAAAAGGCAAACAGAAGCCGTGTAGACTCTTTTACAAGCATCGGAGAGGAGAAGTCTCTTGAAATCCTTAAAAAAGTAGGCGAAACTTTCAATATTCCTACCACCACGGATATTCACGAAAATGAGCATGCAGCATTAGCCGCACAATATGTAGATGTTCTTCAGATTCCTGCATTTTTGGTACGCCAGACAGACTTATTAGTGGCTGCAGCGAAAACAGGAAAATGTGTGACTCTGAAAAAAGGACAGTTTCTTTCTCCGGAATCTATGAAATTTGCTGTTCAGAAGGTGACGGATTCTGATAATCAGAAAGTAGCGATTATTGAAAGAGGAAATTCTTTCGGATATACAGATTTGATCGTAGATTATAGAGGAATTCCTACCATGAGAGAATATGCACCAGTGATTTTGGATGTTACGCATTCATTACAACAGCCTAATCAAAGCTCGGGGGTAACCGGAGGAAGACCAGATCTTATTGAAACTGTTGCGAAAGCAGGAATTGCAGTAGGAGCGGATGGAATTTTCATCGAAACTCACCCAACACCCGAAACTGCATTATCTGATGGTGCCAACATGCTAAGACTAGATTTATTAGAAGATTTATTACAAAAATTGACAAGAATTAGAGAATCGATTTTGTAA
- a CDS encoding TonB-dependent receptor plug domain-containing protein, with translation MKKLVLPLSLMVPVLLFSQQRKKDTSTTKVTDIEEVVFQKKIIGKTSDITNVKISAKEAKAVASISGGIEGLIKTLPSVNSNTELSSQYMVRGGNYDENLIYINDIEIYRPFLIRNSQQEGMSIINPDMVSAVNFSAGGFEAKYGDKMSSALNIYYREPEKFEVSGEASLIGGRLTTGLASKNKKFTALFSGRYRNTNLVLNTLKEDTDFNPTYWDFQSYLNYHVNDKFSMSFIGYYSKNDYEMIPKAKSVTFGSLQQPITVNIGYGGKENDQYKNMMGTFSMNYKPADKWKLTLDAFAYQNREREYYTIRSEYDLQTFDPITKEPVSSYDVGGQTEHARNDLFVRTYGTQFRAKFSPNINTDIEVGFKYEKENLKDLTNEWKLVDSAGYSLPRPEVIDPRTGTTTGDLRMFYHIAGNNNIEPTRLSAYAQYSQKFYWGASKVFLNAGVRVSNWSFNKETIFSPRVQFAIKPDWDTDMLFKLSGGIYYQSPFYKEIKDLDGNFNSNIKSQRSIQAILANDYEFYMYDRPFKLTTELYYKKMDNLIPYYMDNVRIRYSGENNAKGYAYGIDTRLFGEFVPGVDSWLSASYARVYENIDGKGDIPRPTDQRFRVALFYQDYMPQFPSMRVNLTLVYAMGLPTGSPVMFDNGKPDFNSAYSYQQTLPAYKRVDIGLTKVFIDPKDKNKRSGFWGNFQELSLGVQVFNAFNINNTVANQWITDYNTNYMYPVPVRLTGRFFNVKLEFKL, from the coding sequence TTGAAAAAACTAGTTTTACCGTTAAGCCTTATGGTTCCTGTTCTGCTTTTCTCTCAACAGAGGAAAAAAGACACATCAACGACTAAAGTAACCGATATAGAGGAAGTTGTCTTCCAGAAAAAAATAATTGGAAAGACCAGTGACATTACCAATGTTAAAATTTCTGCAAAAGAAGCTAAAGCCGTAGCTTCTATCAGTGGTGGAATTGAAGGATTGATTAAAACATTACCTTCCGTAAACTCCAACACTGAACTTTCTTCCCAATATATGGTGCGTGGTGGAAACTATGACGAAAACCTTATCTATATCAATGATATTGAGATTTATAGACCTTTCCTGATCAGGAATTCTCAACAGGAAGGGATGAGTATCATCAATCCGGATATGGTATCGGCCGTGAACTTCTCAGCAGGAGGATTTGAAGCAAAATATGGTGATAAAATGTCTTCTGCTTTAAATATTTATTACCGTGAACCTGAAAAATTTGAGGTTTCTGGGGAAGCTAGCTTAATTGGTGGTCGATTAACAACCGGTTTAGCTTCAAAAAATAAAAAATTTACCGCATTATTTTCAGGAAGATACAGAAATACCAATCTTGTTCTGAATACGTTAAAGGAAGATACCGATTTTAATCCTACTTATTGGGACTTTCAGTCTTATCTGAATTATCACGTTAATGATAAATTTTCCATGTCGTTCATAGGATATTATTCTAAGAATGATTACGAAATGATTCCTAAAGCGAAAAGTGTAACTTTCGGAAGCCTTCAGCAGCCTATTACCGTAAATATAGGATATGGTGGTAAAGAAAATGACCAGTATAAAAATATGATGGGTACATTTTCCATGAACTATAAGCCTGCAGACAAATGGAAACTTACATTAGATGCTTTTGCTTATCAGAACAGGGAAAGAGAATATTATACCATTCGCTCAGAATATGATCTGCAGACATTTGATCCGATAACCAAAGAGCCTGTTTCCAGTTATGATGTTGGGGGACAGACGGAACATGCCAGAAACGATTTGTTTGTAAGAACCTATGGAACACAGTTTAGAGCTAAGTTTTCGCCTAATATAAATACAGATATTGAGGTTGGGTTCAAATATGAAAAAGAAAACCTTAAAGATCTTACCAACGAATGGAAATTGGTAGATTCTGCAGGATACAGCCTTCCAAGACCGGAAGTTATTGACCCGAGAACAGGAACTACAACAGGAGATCTTAGAATGTTCTATCATATTGCCGGAAATAATAATATAGAGCCCACAAGATTATCAGCTTATGCTCAGTATTCTCAGAAATTCTATTGGGGAGCCAGCAAGGTATTTTTGAATGCCGGAGTAAGAGTATCTAACTGGAGTTTCAATAAAGAAACAATATTCTCACCAAGAGTCCAGTTTGCTATAAAACCGGATTGGGATACAGATATGTTGTTTAAACTTTCCGGAGGAATCTATTATCAGTCACCTTTTTACAAGGAGATTAAAGATCTTGATGGAAACTTCAACTCTAATATTAAGTCACAGCGATCTATCCAGGCAATCCTTGCTAATGATTACGAATTCTATATGTATGACAGGCCGTTTAAATTGACAACGGAGCTTTATTACAAGAAAATGGATAACCTGATTCCATATTATATGGATAATGTGAGAATCCGTTATTCAGGAGAGAATAATGCAAAAGGATATGCATACGGAATTGATACCAGATTATTCGGTGAATTTGTTCCCGGAGTAGATTCTTGGTTATCTGCAAGTTATGCAAGAGTGTATGAAAATATTGATGGAAAAGGAGATATTCCAAGGCCAACAGATCAGAGATTTAGGGTTGCCTTGTTTTATCAGGATTATATGCCGCAGTTTCCATCCATGAGGGTAAATCTTACATTGGTGTATGCAATGGGATTACCAACAGGATCTCCAGTAATGTTTGATAATGGAAAGCCGGATTTCAATTCAGCATATAGCTATCAGCAAACATTACCTGCTTATAAAAGAGTAGATATTGGATTGACAAAAGTATTTATTGACCCGAAGGATAAGAATAAGAGATCCGGTTTTTGGGGGAATTTCCAGGAATTATCTTTAGGAGTTCAGGTTTTCAACGCATTTAATATTAATAATACAGTAGCTAATCAATGGATCACAGATTACAATACAAACTATATGTATCCGGTTCCGGTACGTCTTACAGGACGTTTCTTCAATGTGAAGTTAGAGTTCAAACTGTAA
- a CDS encoding HYC_CC_PP family protein yields the protein MKKILAILFSIFYFGFSSGAAFSVHYCMQEFVSVSQKVDDICGKCGVKDKKGCCKTEIKVVKVDDSQKSDLLNVDFLGQIAEIPVKHQFAFVDKSFSATKFTQIQINAPPEYKPVSIYINHCNFRI from the coding sequence ATGAAAAAGATTCTAGCCATACTATTCTCTATTTTCTACTTCGGATTCTCTTCCGGAGCAGCTTTTAGCGTTCATTATTGTATGCAGGAATTTGTTTCTGTAAGTCAGAAAGTTGATGATATTTGTGGTAAATGTGGTGTTAAAGACAAAAAAGGATGCTGCAAGACCGAAATAAAAGTTGTAAAAGTTGATGATTCTCAAAAATCTGATTTGCTTAATGTTGACTTTTTAGGTCAGATTGCGGAAATTCCTGTGAAACATCAGTTTGCTTTTGTAGACAAGTCTTTTTCGGCAACCAAGTTTACCCAAATTCAAATCAATGCACCACCGGAGTACAAGCCGGTATCTATCTATATCAATCATTGTAATTTTAGAATTTAG
- a CDS encoding DUF3347 domain-containing protein, which yields MKKYIITAALSLFSIISLSAQSKKDVQVSKLYQNYIAIKSALASDDADKTSKAATEFIKTASTIDYKLVSEGNLNILRKDASVISEARTVAAQRETFFNLSDNMIALTKQFKLSEKPVYVQYCPMADGSWLSDEKQIMNPYYGKSMLSCGSVKSEIK from the coding sequence ATGAAAAAGTATATCATTACAGCAGCCCTATCTTTATTTTCAATTATTTCACTTTCAGCACAGTCTAAAAAAGACGTTCAGGTTTCAAAGCTTTATCAGAACTATATCGCGATCAAATCAGCTTTAGCTTCAGATGATGCAGACAAAACCTCAAAAGCGGCTACGGAATTCATTAAAACAGCTTCTACTATAGACTATAAGCTCGTCTCTGAAGGAAATCTGAATATTCTTAGAAAAGATGCTTCTGTGATTTCCGAAGCAAGAACTGTTGCCGCTCAAAGAGAAACATTCTTCAATCTTTCAGATAATATGATTGCCCTTACAAAGCAATTCAAACTTTCCGAAAAACCGGTGTATGTACAATATTGTCCAATGGCTGACGGAAGTTGGTTAAGTGATGAGAAACAGATCATGAATCCCTATTACGGAAAATCTATGCTTTCATGCGGAAGTGTAAAGTCAGAAATTAAATAA